One genomic segment of Halalkalicoccus tibetensis includes these proteins:
- a CDS encoding BolA family protein, with protein MDTDDVAELIESDIEDAEATVTQPRGVDDEDHLAAVVVSPAFEGKPLVQQHQLVYDALGDHMTTDIHALELKTYTPEEYEKQ; from the coding sequence ATGGACACCGACGACGTCGCCGAACTGATCGAATCGGATATCGAGGACGCGGAGGCGACCGTCACCCAGCCACGGGGCGTCGACGACGAGGACCACCTCGCCGCGGTCGTCGTCTCGCCGGCGTTCGAGGGCAAACCGCTGGTTCAGCAACACCAGCTGGTCTACGACGCGCTCGGCGACCACATGACGACCGACATCCACGCCCTCGAACTGAAGACCTACACGCCCGAGGAGTACGAGAAACAGTAG
- the gatC gene encoding Asp-tRNA(Asn)/Glu-tRNA(Gln) amidotransferase subunit GatC: MSDQSVPDEEVRHVAELARIGLDDEEVEEFSEQFSEILSAFETLDEVPEAERDGDLENVMRADEVREGLSQEEALRNAPDSEDGYFKGPSVS, encoded by the coding sequence ATGAGCGACCAGTCCGTCCCCGACGAGGAGGTCCGCCATGTCGCGGAGCTCGCGCGGATCGGCCTCGACGACGAGGAGGTCGAGGAGTTCTCCGAGCAGTTCAGCGAGATCCTCTCGGCGTTCGAGACTCTCGACGAGGTGCCCGAGGCCGAACGCGATGGGGACCTCGAGAACGTGATGCGCGCCGACGAGGTCCGCGAGGGCCTCTCCCAGGAGGAGGCGCTGCGGAACGCCCCCGACTCCGAGGACGGCTACTTCAAGGGACCGAGCGTCTCATGA
- a CDS encoding helix-turn-helix transcriptional regulator has product MSAAELEAELSEDERAGLELVRQSGGIHQSDFWKELDVSSRKGSRIVDKLAESELIERHDTVYNGHNTYLLTPAARDLDFSLLMAGDMLSPFIGEEEIDANSDAFSQWIMNLAYEEY; this is encoded by the coding sequence ATGAGCGCCGCCGAACTCGAAGCCGAGCTGTCGGAGGACGAACGCGCCGGCCTCGAACTCGTCCGCCAGAGCGGGGGGATCCACCAGAGCGACTTCTGGAAGGAACTGGACGTCTCCTCGCGAAAGGGTAGCCGGATCGTCGACAAACTCGCGGAGTCTGAGCTGATCGAGCGCCACGACACCGTCTACAACGGCCACAACACCTACCTGCTCACCCCCGCGGCCCGCGATCTGGACTTCTCGCTGCTGATGGCCGGCGACATGCTCTCACCCTTCATCGGCGAGGAGGAGATCGACGCCAACAGCGACGCCTTCTCGCAGTGGATCATGAACCTCGCCTACGAGGAGTACTGA
- a CDS encoding sn-glycerol-3-phosphate ABC transporter ATP-binding protein UgpC — MAELILDGVTKYFDDDGERIVAVDDASIDIADGEFLVLVGPSGCGKSTTLRMVAGLETISEGEISLGGRRINDQKPQQRDIAMVFQSYALYPHMTVRENMRFGLEESTDLSDEEMDSRVEESTSMMGIHDLLDRYPRELSGGQQQRVALGRAIVRDPAVFLMDEPLSNLDAKLRSSMRTELQRIQEELGVTTVYVTHDQTEAMTMGDRIAILDGGVLQQVATPLECYHRPRNQFVASFIGEPSMNFFDVRREGDRLVAEDFEYPLSAEIAGKLEAEALTLGVRPEDIELVEGEAGDHDYAAEVLVVEPMGNENSVHLRIGETRFIATVGGMRQVAQGEAVTVRLPEDAIHLFDRETGEALHNRRLEEELAEPPV, encoded by the coding sequence ATGGCCGAACTGATCCTCGACGGGGTCACGAAGTACTTCGACGACGACGGCGAGCGGATCGTCGCCGTCGACGACGCCTCGATCGACATCGCCGACGGCGAGTTCCTCGTCCTGGTCGGCCCGTCGGGCTGTGGGAAATCCACGACCCTGCGGATGGTCGCCGGCCTCGAGACGATCTCGGAGGGCGAGATCAGCCTCGGCGGTCGACGAATAAACGACCAGAAGCCCCAGCAACGGGACATCGCGATGGTGTTCCAGAGCTACGCGCTCTATCCCCACATGACCGTCCGGGAGAACATGCGCTTCGGGCTCGAGGAGTCGACCGACCTCTCGGACGAGGAGATGGACAGCAGGGTCGAGGAATCGACGTCGATGATGGGGATCCACGACCTGCTGGATCGCTACCCCCGGGAGCTCTCGGGCGGCCAGCAACAGCGCGTCGCGCTGGGGCGGGCGATCGTCCGCGATCCAGCCGTCTTCCTGATGGACGAACCCCTCTCGAACCTCGACGCGAAGCTGCGCTCCTCGATGCGCACGGAACTGCAGCGCATCCAGGAGGAGCTGGGCGTGACGACCGTCTACGTCACGCACGACCAGACCGAGGCGATGACGATGGGCGACCGGATCGCGATCCTCGACGGCGGCGTGCTCCAGCAGGTCGCCACGCCGCTCGAGTGTTACCACCGCCCGCGAAACCAGTTCGTCGCGAGCTTCATCGGCGAGCCGTCGATGAACTTCTTCGACGTGCGACGCGAGGGCGATCGGCTCGTCGCCGAGGACTTCGAGTACCCGCTGTCGGCGGAGATCGCCGGGAAGCTCGAGGCCGAGGCGCTGACCCTCGGGGTCCGCCCGGAGGACATCGAACTGGTCGAGGGCGAGGCGGGCGATCACGACTACGCCGCGGAGGTGCTCGTCGTCGAGCCGATGGGTAACGAGAACAGCGTTCACCTCCGGATCGGCGAGACCCGCTTCATCGCCACCGTCGGCGGGATGCGCCAGGTCGCCCAGGGCGAGGCGGTCACCGTCCGGCTGCCCGAGGACGCGATCCACCTCTTCGACCGCGAGACCGGCGAGGCGCTACACAACCGCCGGCTCGAGGAGGAGCTCGCGGAGCCGCCGGTCTGA
- a CDS encoding ABC transporter substrate-binding protein, whose product MNDDQSRTISRRTYLRASGAASAAAVAGLAGCMGGDGDGNGEGELEIAHWWTAGGEEDAIEALIEGFEEEYPDYEVDNNPTPGGAGSALEADVRNRVIDGNPPSTFQIWPGEALTLYTEEDLLEDVGDIWDDEMQEAYLDGPRELSQDDEGTFVAVPINIHRLNNLFYNVEVVEDAGIDPEEIEDPEALVEALAAVEDAGSVGMIHQTQEPWSTLQLWENALLGLDPDAYQTTIDGDPESVEDEVMESLELTAEYAAYFNDDASSVAWDEANNRIINGEAAFLHQGDWAAGQYEASEDFEYGEDWDYIPFPGTEGLYQTVMDAFVMPTENPSPEATEAFLAYAGTTDAQARFNVEKGSIPPRTDVDMGEFTEFLQAQMEDFEESEDQPPQIAHGLALPPDQHSDMEGVFANFNESFDADQAYDGIVSVFE is encoded by the coding sequence ATGAATGATGATCAATCACGGACGATCTCGCGCCGGACCTATCTACGAGCGAGCGGGGCGGCGAGTGCGGCGGCGGTAGCCGGGTTGGCCGGCTGTATGGGCGGCGACGGCGACGGGAACGGCGAGGGCGAGCTCGAGATCGCCCACTGGTGGACCGCCGGTGGCGAGGAGGACGCCATCGAGGCGCTGATCGAGGGGTTCGAGGAGGAGTACCCCGACTACGAGGTCGACAACAACCCCACGCCCGGCGGTGCGGGCAGCGCGCTCGAGGCCGACGTCCGCAACCGCGTGATCGACGGCAACCCGCCGAGCACCTTTCAGATCTGGCCGGGTGAGGCGCTGACGCTGTACACCGAGGAGGACCTGCTCGAGGACGTCGGCGACATCTGGGACGACGAGATGCAGGAGGCCTACCTCGACGGACCCCGGGAGCTCTCCCAGGACGACGAGGGGACCTTCGTCGCGGTGCCGATCAACATCCACCGTCTCAACAACCTCTTTTACAACGTCGAGGTCGTCGAGGACGCGGGTATCGACCCCGAGGAGATCGAGGACCCCGAGGCGCTGGTCGAGGCCCTCGCGGCCGTCGAGGACGCGGGCTCGGTCGGGATGATCCACCAGACTCAGGAGCCGTGGTCGACGCTGCAGCTCTGGGAGAACGCGCTGCTGGGCCTCGATCCCGACGCCTACCAGACGACGATCGACGGCGACCCCGAGAGCGTCGAGGACGAGGTCATGGAGTCGCTCGAACTCACCGCCGAATACGCCGCGTACTTCAACGACGACGCCAGTTCCGTCGCATGGGACGAGGCGAACAACCGGATCATCAACGGCGAGGCGGCGTTCCTCCACCAGGGTGACTGGGCGGCCGGCCAGTACGAGGCCAGCGAGGACTTCGAGTACGGCGAGGACTGGGACTACATCCCGTTCCCCGGCACCGAGGGGCTCTACCAGACGGTGATGGACGCGTTCGTGATGCCGACGGAGAACCCCTCGCCCGAGGCGACCGAGGCCTTCCTCGCCTACGCGGGCACGACCGACGCCCAGGCCCGGTTCAACGTCGAGAAGGGATCGATCCCGCCCCGTACCGACGTCGACATGGGCGAGTTCACCGAGTTCCTCCAAGCCCAGATGGAGGACTTCGAGGAGAGCGAGGACCAACCCCCACAGATCGCCCACGGGCTCGCACTCCCCCCGGACCAGCACAGCGACATGGAGGGCGTGTTCGCCAACTTCAACGAGAGCTTCGACGCCGATCAGGCGTACGACGGGATCGTCTCCGTCTTCGAGTAA
- a CDS encoding carbohydrate ABC transporter permease yields MSGGGSNEEGFLEGLTPRRVGLYAVLLAMVGFYLAPLESGLMTSIKSTQAFASTTPFAPPGPEGFTIEPWLAAWESLQGSLFNLRGSLVNSLFFALPATLLSATLGSLAAYGLTKVSWRGQIFVFALLIAGVFIPYQAVLVPLRQFWSFVDVASLLTGVPVLEPRSDLIELTITHTAYGIPICTVLFRSYYQTIDDDMLEAARLDGASVARIYRRIILPLSVPMFAVTLIYQFTQVWNDLLFALVIVQSSEFFVVTQELNALQGALVQEYNIQMAGAFIAALPTLIVYVMFGKQFAEGVAGEGA; encoded by the coding sequence ATGAGCGGCGGAGGATCGAACGAGGAGGGGTTCCTCGAAGGGCTCACGCCCAGACGGGTCGGACTCTACGCGGTCCTGCTGGCCATGGTCGGGTTCTACCTCGCTCCCCTAGAGAGCGGGCTGATGACCTCGATCAAGTCCACCCAGGCGTTCGCAAGCACGACACCCTTCGCGCCGCCGGGGCCCGAGGGCTTCACGATCGAGCCGTGGCTGGCGGCCTGGGAGTCGCTGCAGGGCTCGCTGTTCAACCTGCGTGGCTCGCTCGTCAACAGCCTGTTCTTCGCGCTGCCGGCGACGCTGCTGTCGGCGACGCTGGGCAGCCTCGCGGCCTACGGGCTGACGAAGGTGAGCTGGCGCGGCCAGATCTTCGTCTTCGCACTGCTGATCGCGGGCGTGTTCATCCCCTACCAGGCGGTGCTCGTCCCGCTGCGACAGTTCTGGTCGTTCGTCGACGTCGCGTCGCTGCTGACGGGCGTCCCGGTGCTCGAACCGCGAAGCGACCTGATCGAGCTGACGATCACCCACACCGCCTACGGGATCCCGATCTGTACGGTGCTGTTCCGGTCGTACTACCAGACGATCGACGACGACATGCTGGAGGCCGCGCGCCTCGACGGCGCGTCGGTCGCGCGCATCTACCGGCGGATCATCCTCCCGCTCTCGGTGCCGATGTTCGCGGTGACGCTGATCTACCAGTTCACGCAGGTCTGGAACGACCTGCTGTTCGCGCTGGTGATCGTCCAGTCGTCGGAGTTCTTCGTCGTCACCCAAGAGCTAAACGCCCTGCAGGGCGCACTGGTACAGGAGTACAACATACAGATGGCCGGCGCGTTCATCGCGGCGCTTCCGACACTGATCGTCTACGTCATGTTCGGAAAGCAGTTCGCGGAGGGCGTCGCAGGAGAAGGAGCATGA
- the fen gene encoding flap endonuclease-1: MGNAALRELAAIEEVPFEEISGAVVAIDAHNWLYRYLTTTVKWTADGVYTTADGTEVANLVGVVQGLPKFFEHDIVPVFVFDGVVTDLKEAEIDDRRAAKERAEAEARAARERGDRVEAARLEARTQSLTETIQQTTRELLELLDVPYIEAPAEGEAQAAHMAKAGDVDYAGTEDYDALLFGAPLTLRQITSKGDSERMDLEATLAAHELTYEQLVDVGILCGTDFNEGVHGLGPKTAVKAIHEHGDLMSVLDARNAAIDDVESVRELFLDPDVTDDYGFDTALSPDIEAARTFVVEDWEIPADEVARGFERIEESVTQTGLDQWT; encoded by the coding sequence ATGGGAAACGCAGCACTCCGGGAGCTCGCGGCGATCGAGGAGGTCCCCTTCGAGGAGATTTCGGGGGCCGTCGTCGCGATCGACGCCCACAACTGGCTCTATCGCTACCTGACGACGACCGTCAAGTGGACCGCCGACGGCGTCTACACCACCGCCGACGGCACCGAGGTCGCGAACCTCGTGGGGGTCGTCCAGGGTCTGCCGAAGTTCTTCGAGCACGACATCGTCCCCGTCTTCGTCTTCGACGGCGTCGTCACCGACCTCAAAGAGGCCGAAATCGACGATCGCCGGGCAGCCAAGGAACGCGCCGAGGCCGAGGCGCGGGCCGCCCGCGAGCGCGGCGACAGGGTCGAGGCCGCCCGCCTCGAAGCCCGTACACAGAGCCTGACCGAGACGATCCAGCAAACGACTCGTGAGCTACTCGAGTTGCTCGACGTCCCCTACATCGAGGCGCCTGCCGAGGGCGAGGCCCAGGCCGCCCACATGGCCAAAGCGGGCGACGTCGACTACGCAGGCACCGAGGACTACGACGCGCTGCTGTTTGGCGCGCCGCTGACGCTGCGCCAGATCACCAGCAAGGGCGACTCCGAGCGGATGGACCTCGAGGCCACCCTCGCGGCCCACGAGCTGACCTACGAGCAGCTGGTCGACGTCGGCATCCTCTGTGGGACCGACTTCAACGAGGGCGTCCACGGGCTGGGGCCGAAAACAGCAGTAAAAGCGATCCACGAGCACGGCGATCTCATGAGCGTCCTCGACGCCCGGAACGCCGCGATCGACGACGTCGAGTCGGTTCGCGAGCTGTTCCTCGATCCCGACGTGACCGACGACTACGGCTTCGACACAGCCCTCTCGCCCGACATCGAGGCCGCCCGCACGTTCGTCGTCGAGGACTGGGAGATCCCGGCCGACGAGGTCGCCCGCGGCTTCGAGCGCATCGAGGAGTCGGTGACCCAGACCGGGCTCGACCAGTGGACCTGA
- a CDS encoding HVO_2901 family zinc finger protein → MYTCRNCKRTFRTELALSLHRDTCAEGQLFCQACGDRFAERRATRDGWHYACPNDDCEGEGLTEDILRVDDVRITTRTQ, encoded by the coding sequence ATGTACACGTGTCGTAACTGCAAGCGGACCTTCCGGACCGAGCTCGCGCTGTCGCTTCACCGCGACACGTGTGCGGAGGGTCAGCTGTTTTGCCAGGCCTGTGGGGACCGCTTCGCCGAGCGCCGGGCCACCCGCGACGGCTGGCACTACGCCTGCCCCAACGACGACTGCGAGGGCGAGGGACTCACCGAGGACATCCTCCGGGTCGACGACGTACGGATCACGACGCGGACCCAGTAG
- a CDS encoding class II fumarate hydratase has product MSEDVRIEEDSLGEMEVPAEAYWGAQTQRAVENFPISGITFGRRFVRALGIVKKAAAQANRDLELVEEDTAEAIIEAADEVIAGEHDDQFPVDVFQTGSGTSSNMNANEVIANRATEIQGGEIGSRDVHPNDHVNYGQSSNDVIPTAMHVASLEAVEKDVLPALELLEDELETKEEEFSNVVKTGRTHLQDATPVTLGQEFGGYRTQIEKGRVRVKATRAHLAELALGGTAVGTGLNTHEEFPERAAEYISEETGVDFVEADNHFEAQAAHDAMVEAHGALRVVAGSMNKMANDMRLLASGPRNGLGELEQPENQPGSSIMPGKINPVVAESVNQVHKQVVGNDAAVSAGGGRGEIDLNLYKPVLAHNFLESAGMLANAAETFGERFVAKLEANAEHCEEQVEQSMALATALNPHIGYDKASDAAKTALKEDKTVREVVVEKGYLEEGEVDEVLDPELMTHRGILGQE; this is encoded by the coding sequence ATGAGCGAGGACGTTCGGATCGAGGAGGACAGTCTGGGCGAGATGGAGGTCCCCGCCGAGGCCTACTGGGGCGCACAGACCCAGCGCGCGGTGGAGAACTTCCCGATCAGCGGGATCACGTTCGGTCGGCGGTTCGTCCGCGCGCTCGGGATCGTCAAGAAGGCCGCCGCACAGGCCAACCGCGACCTCGAGCTGGTCGAGGAGGACACCGCGGAAGCGATCATCGAGGCCGCAGACGAGGTCATCGCGGGCGAGCACGACGACCAGTTCCCGGTCGACGTCTTCCAGACGGGCTCGGGCACCTCCTCGAACATGAACGCCAACGAGGTGATCGCGAACCGCGCAACCGAGATCCAGGGGGGCGAGATCGGCTCGCGGGACGTCCATCCCAACGACCACGTCAACTACGGCCAGTCGTCGAACGACGTGATCCCGACGGCGATGCACGTCGCGAGCCTGGAGGCCGTCGAGAAGGACGTCCTGCCCGCCCTCGAGCTCCTCGAGGACGAGCTCGAAACGAAGGAGGAGGAGTTCTCGAACGTCGTCAAGACCGGCCGCACCCACCTGCAGGACGCCACGCCCGTCACCCTCGGCCAGGAGTTCGGCGGCTACCGGACCCAGATCGAGAAAGGACGGGTCCGCGTGAAGGCGACCCGGGCACATCTCGCGGAGCTCGCGCTGGGCGGCACCGCGGTCGGGACGGGGCTGAACACCCACGAGGAGTTCCCCGAGCGCGCGGCGGAGTACATCAGCGAGGAGACGGGGGTCGACTTCGTCGAGGCCGACAACCACTTCGAGGCCCAGGCCGCCCACGACGCGATGGTCGAGGCCCACGGCGCGCTGCGCGTGGTGGCGGGCTCGATGAACAAGATGGCGAACGACATGCGCCTGCTGGCCTCCGGCCCGCGAAACGGACTTGGCGAGCTCGAACAGCCCGAGAACCAGCCCGGCTCCTCGATCATGCCCGGGAAGATCAATCCCGTCGTCGCGGAGTCGGTCAACCAGGTCCACAAGCAGGTCGTCGGCAACGACGCGGCCGTCTCCGCCGGCGGGGGTCGCGGCGAGATCGACCTGAACCTCTATAAACCCGTGCTCGCGCACAACTTCCTCGAGTCGGCCGGGATGCTCGCCAACGCCGCCGAGACCTTCGGCGAGCGCTTCGTCGCCAAGCTCGAGGCCAACGCCGAACACTGCGAGGAGCAGGTCGAGCAGTCGATGGCGCTCGCGACCGCGCTCAACCCACACATCGGTTACGACAAGGCCAGCGACGCCGCCAAGACGGCCCTGAAGGAGGACAAGACGGTCCGGGAGGTCGTCGTCGAGAAGGGCTACCTCGAGGAGGGCGAGGTCGACGAGGTGCTCGACCCCGAGCTGATGACCCACCGCGGAATTCTCGGCCAGGAGTAA
- a CDS encoding carbohydrate ABC transporter permease, producing the protein MIRDTLRRLRRRRGDGSTEEAVRTDGGTETGRRFSIGSDSIDNELLESLPFWLPAALLVGLFVYGAIGWNFLISLTDWSGLGQPDYSSLSLEMYRIMLEDANFIAATRNTFVLLIVFTAVALVLGLLMAILVDQGIRFENTFRTIYLLPFSLSFVVTAIFWSWMYNVSSGGINVTLQALGLDFLAMNWLGDPRFRLAAIIFALMWQFSGYCLIVYLAGLRSIPDEHYEAAKVDGASTVRMYWRVIVPQLRAATMSAAVVLMVFALKAFDFIYVMFGTNPGRSADILAVMMYRQAFSATNWAYGSAIAIVLFAMALGVIAPYIYMQYRRGEL; encoded by the coding sequence GTGATTCGCGACACGTTACGCCGGCTACGGCGTCGACGAGGCGACGGATCCACCGAGGAAGCGGTCCGAACCGACGGCGGGACCGAGACCGGCCGCCGCTTCAGCATCGGGTCGGACTCGATCGACAACGAGCTACTGGAGTCGCTACCGTTCTGGCTGCCCGCGGCGCTGCTCGTCGGGCTGTTCGTCTACGGGGCGATCGGCTGGAACTTCCTGATCTCGCTGACCGACTGGTCCGGGCTCGGCCAGCCCGACTACTCGAGCCTCTCGCTCGAGATGTATCGGATCATGCTCGAGGACGCGAACTTCATCGCGGCGACCCGCAACACGTTCGTTCTGCTGATCGTCTTCACGGCGGTCGCGCTCGTGTTGGGGCTGCTGATGGCGATCCTCGTCGATCAGGGGATCCGCTTCGAGAACACGTTCCGGACGATCTACCTGCTGCCGTTCAGCCTCTCCTTTGTCGTGACGGCGATCTTCTGGTCGTGGATGTACAACGTCTCCTCGGGCGGGATCAACGTCACGCTGCAGGCGCTCGGGCTCGACTTCCTGGCGATGAACTGGCTCGGGGATCCCAGGTTCCGCCTCGCGGCGATCATCTTCGCGCTGATGTGGCAGTTCAGCGGCTACTGCCTGATCGTCTATCTGGCGGGGCTGCGGTCGATCCCCGACGAGCACTACGAGGCCGCGAAGGTCGACGGCGCGAGCACGGTCCGGATGTACTGGCGGGTGATCGTCCCGCAGCTCCGGGCGGCGACGATGAGCGCGGCGGTCGTGCTCATGGTGTTCGCGCTCAAGGCGTTCGACTTCATCTACGTGATGTTCGGCACGAACCCCGGTCGGTCGGCGGACATCCTCGCGGTGATGATGTACCGACAGGCGTTCTCGGCGACCAACTGGGCGTACGGCTCGGCGATCGCCATCGTGCTGTTCGCGATGGCGCTCGGCGTGATCGCACCCTACATCTACATGCAGTACAGACGAGGTGAGCTATGA
- the gatA gene encoding Asp-tRNA(Asn)/Glu-tRNA(Gln) amidotransferase subunit GatA, whose amino-acid sequence MSGDSIFITKERIAGDREGPLAGERVAVKDNISTEGVRTTCGSAMLSEYVPPYDATVVERLKDAGAEIVGKANMDEFGMGSTTETSHFGSTENPAAEGHVPGGSSGGSAAAVAAGEADLALGTDTGGSIRNPAAFCGVVGIKPTYGLVSRYGLVAYANSLEQIGPLAPTVEGAARLLDAIAGPDERDATTRREGAETDYAGAVDGDVDGLSIGIPTELVEGAHDGVRERFWDAIDELESRGASSHEVSLPSIEHAVAAYYVIAMSEASSNLARYDGVRYGPDTDSEGNWNESFADVRDRGFGDEVKRRILLGTYALSAGYHEKYYGKAQQARAWVEQDFEEAFEEADVLASPTMPVPPFELGESLDDPLQMYLSDANTVPVNLANLPAISVPAGTTDGLPVGFQLIGPKFGEKRIVRAASALEG is encoded by the coding sequence ATGAGCGGGGACTCGATCTTCATCACGAAGGAACGAATCGCAGGCGACCGGGAGGGACCCCTCGCTGGTGAGCGGGTCGCCGTCAAGGACAACATCAGCACCGAGGGCGTGCGCACCACCTGCGGGTCGGCGATGCTCTCGGAGTACGTCCCGCCGTACGACGCGACGGTCGTCGAGCGCCTGAAGGACGCCGGCGCGGAGATCGTCGGCAAGGCGAACATGGACGAGTTCGGGATGGGCTCGACCACCGAGACCTCCCATTTCGGCTCGACCGAGAACCCCGCGGCCGAGGGCCACGTGCCCGGCGGCTCCTCCGGGGGCTCCGCGGCGGCGGTCGCCGCCGGCGAGGCCGACCTCGCGCTCGGAACAGACACCGGGGGCTCGATCCGCAACCCGGCGGCGTTCTGCGGCGTGGTCGGGATCAAACCCACCTACGGGCTGGTCTCGCGATACGGGCTGGTCGCCTACGCCAACTCGCTCGAACAGATCGGACCGCTCGCGCCCACCGTCGAGGGCGCCGCCCGGCTGCTCGATGCCATCGCGGGCCCCGACGAGCGTGACGCGACCACTCGCCGAGAGGGTGCGGAAACTGACTACGCGGGCGCCGTCGACGGCGACGTCGACGGGCTCTCGATCGGGATCCCGACCGAGCTCGTCGAGGGTGCCCACGACGGCGTCCGGGAGCGTTTCTGGGACGCGATCGACGAGCTCGAATCGCGGGGCGCGAGCTCCCACGAGGTGAGCCTGCCCTCGATCGAGCACGCCGTCGCCGCCTACTACGTGATCGCGATGTCCGAGGCCTCCTCGAACCTCGCGCGCTACGACGGGGTCCGGTACGGGCCCGACACGGACTCGGAGGGCAACTGGAACGAGAGCTTCGCGGACGTGCGCGATCGGGGCTTCGGCGACGAGGTCAAACGGCGGATCCTGCTCGGGACCTACGCGCTGTCGGCGGGCTACCACGAGAAGTACTACGGGAAGGCCCAACAGGCCCGCGCGTGGGTCGAGCAGGACTTCGAGGAGGCGTTCGAGGAGGCCGACGTGCTCGCGAGCCCGACGATGCCGGTCCCCCCCTTCGAGCTGGGCGAGAGCCTCGACGACCCGCTACAGATGTACCTCTCGGACGCGAATACCGTCCCTGTCAACCTCGCGAACCTGCCGGCGATCTCGGTGCCCGCGGGGACGACCGACGGCCTGCCTGTCGGCTTCCAGCTGATCGGGCCGAAATTCGGCGAGAAGCGGATCGTCCGCGCGGCGAGCGCGCTCGAGGGCTGA
- a CDS encoding aminotransferase class V-fold PLP-dependent enzyme, with protein sequence MTPEELRAETPGFENCTYLNTGASGPSPRRIVEAATGCLEHHEYDSPAGEGMYVTANRVYDEARGAVAELLGTDERRVAMTQSTTDGINRIAGAVDFEPGDVVVRTDLEHSAGILPWQRLADVNDLEVRVLETHEGRIDPDEYAEAVADARLVCFSALTWTHGTRLPVEKLVEIAHDAGARVLVDAVQMPGQTELDVEEWGADAVAAAGHKWLLGTWGAGFLAVSPEFLAEIEPRSIGYRSVAEPDAESYAFHEGARRLEVGTTNPAPYAALAEAIETMEQVGYDTIESRIAELTDRLKEGLGEERLLSPRKYESGLVTFTDESPEKTVERLAEQGIQVRTLPDPKAIRASVHAINTESDIDALLEGL encoded by the coding sequence ATGACTCCCGAGGAGCTCAGGGCCGAGACGCCGGGGTTCGAGAACTGCACCTACCTCAACACGGGCGCGAGCGGGCCCAGTCCCCGACGGATCGTCGAGGCCGCGACCGGCTGTCTCGAGCACCACGAGTACGACTCGCCCGCCGGCGAGGGGATGTACGTCACGGCGAACCGGGTCTACGACGAGGCTCGTGGGGCGGTGGCGGAGCTGTTGGGCACCGACGAGCGGCGAGTGGCGATGACCCAGAGCACGACCGATGGCATCAACCGGATCGCGGGCGCGGTCGACTTCGAGCCCGGCGACGTCGTCGTGCGTACCGATCTCGAACACTCGGCGGGGATCCTGCCATGGCAACGGCTGGCCGACGTCAACGACCTCGAGGTCAGGGTACTCGAGACCCACGAGGGGCGGATCGATCCCGACGAATACGCCGAGGCGGTCGCGGACGCGCGGCTGGTCTGTTTCAGCGCACTCACCTGGACCCACGGGACGCGACTCCCGGTAGAGAAGCTGGTCGAGATCGCCCACGACGCCGGCGCGCGGGTGCTGGTCGACGCGGTGCAGATGCCGGGGCAGACCGAGCTCGACGTCGAGGAGTGGGGCGCGGACGCGGTCGCCGCGGCGGGCCACAAGTGGCTGCTCGGGACGTGGGGTGCCGGTTTCCTCGCCGTCTCGCCCGAGTTCCTCGCGGAGATCGAACCCCGCTCGATAGGGTATCGCAGCGTCGCCGAACCCGACGCCGAGTCCTACGCCTTCCACGAAGGGGCCCGCCGGCTCGAGGTCGGCACGACCAACCCCGCGCCGTACGCCGCGCTCGCCGAAGCCATCGAAACGATGGAGCAGGTGGGCTACGACACCATCGAGTCCCGAATCGCCGAGCTGACCGATCGGCTCAAGGAGGGGCTCGGCGAGGAGCGCCTGCTGAGCCCCCGCAAGTACGAGAGCGGGCTGGTGACGTTTACGGACGAGAGCCCTGAGAAGACCGTCGAACGACTCGCGGAGCAGGGAATACAGGTTCGAACGCTTCCTGACCCGAAGGCGATCCGGGCGTCGGTCCACGCGATCAACACAGAATCCGATATCGACGCCCTACTCGAGGGGCTCTGA